From a single Candidatus Cloacimonadota bacterium genomic region:
- the hutI gene encoding imidazolonepropionase, protein MRADLILRDCRQLVTLQGGAEPRTGAAMNDPGCIAGGALAIKDGRILAVGTTDEIMAAHSAPEVVSAADQLVLPGFVDCHTHPVFVHTREDEFAQRLAGKSYVEISQAGGGIRGTIKTTRDASEDLLFELAAKRVRKMISLGTTTVEAKSGYGLDTASELKQLRVIARLNSELPVTVVPTFMGAHEFPAEYKDNHAGYIRILCSEMIPAVAEQGIARFCDIFTEAHVYGIEDSRTVLNCAREHGLPLKMHADEIEPIGGAELAAELGCVSADHLGAASDVGIQALKAAGVIPVLLPATLYSLASKNYARGRHMIDSGLPVAIATDFNPGSCNCDSLPFIMSLACLQMGLSPVEALCACTLNAAHALGLGTELGSLEPGKLANFCIWDIPSLNFIPYHLGSSHITAVYASGKLVHTSSA, encoded by the coding sequence GTGCGGGCTGACCTGATCTTGCGGGATTGCAGGCAACTGGTAACCCTGCAGGGCGGCGCGGAGCCGCGCACCGGAGCGGCCATGAACGATCCGGGCTGCATTGCCGGTGGCGCTCTGGCCATCAAAGACGGGCGGATTCTGGCTGTGGGCACCACAGACGAGATCATGGCCGCCCATTCCGCCCCGGAAGTGGTTTCCGCGGCAGACCAGCTGGTTTTGCCGGGTTTTGTTGACTGCCACACCCACCCCGTTTTTGTGCACACCCGCGAGGACGAATTCGCCCAGCGCCTGGCCGGAAAGTCATACGTGGAGATTTCCCAAGCCGGAGGCGGCATCCGCGGCACGATCAAAACCACCCGCGACGCCTCTGAGGACCTGCTCTTTGAGCTTGCCGCGAAACGCGTTCGCAAAATGATCTCGCTGGGCACCACCACGGTGGAGGCCAAGAGCGGCTACGGACTTGATACCGCCAGCGAACTGAAGCAACTGCGCGTGATCGCCCGGCTGAACTCGGAATTGCCTGTGACCGTGGTTCCCACCTTCATGGGCGCGCACGAATTTCCCGCGGAATACAAAGACAACCACGCCGGCTACATCAGGATCCTCTGCTCTGAGATGATCCCCGCTGTGGCTGAACAAGGCATCGCCCGCTTTTGCGACATCTTCACCGAGGCCCACGTTTACGGCATTGAAGACAGCAGAACGGTGCTCAACTGCGCCAGAGAACACGGTTTGCCGCTCAAAATGCACGCGGATGAGATCGAACCCATCGGCGGGGCGGAACTCGCGGCAGAACTGGGCTGCGTATCCGCCGACCATCTGGGAGCCGCATCCGACGTGGGCATCCAGGCCCTCAAAGCGGCCGGCGTTATCCCCGTGCTGCTGCCCGCCACGCTCTATTCGCTGGCCAGCAAAAACTATGCCCGCGGCCGCCACATGATCGACAGCGGCCTGCCTGTGGCCATCGCCACGGATTTCAACCCCGGCAGCTGCAATTGCGATTCGCTGCCTTTCATCATGAGCCTGGCCTGCCTGCAGATGGGCCTTTCCCCCGTGGAAGCCCTCTGCGCCTGCACCCTCAACGCCGCCCACGCCCTTGGCCTGGGGACGGAACTGGGCTCGCTGGAACCGGGAAAGCTGGCCAACTTCTGTATCTGGGACATCCCCTCCCTGAATTTCATTCCCTACCATCTGGGTTCTTCACATATCACGGCAGTTTACGCCAGTGGCAAGCTGGTCCACACTTCCTCAGCATGA
- a CDS encoding SUMF1/EgtB/PvdO family nonheme iron enzyme yields the protein MNGNSGENAYTIIETLHKSRQFCVYKARNYFSGRIVTIKTNEQRFRSDADQVAQLRGEAETGLRLKHPNIRETIGLFENGGTVYMVSEFLEGDPLNGILRIPHVDISYSQAIKWTLQLLTALEHAHKHLILHLNLNPTNIIITPDYDLKVLGFGKSPHAWKIADPEQHAHHPVLFTPPEVFLEENPDERSDLWSAAVIAWLLLRGRLPWELDRRESPSAQKQITFGQYPLNPDLPGKHIPAWLFSVLNKALQIDPARRFASAAEMREALVTQQEFTLENDGAGSVSEPPKAQPALSADNQFSPLGVPTVEPKPSLADTQPGIPSRGVNTLLGKHPGDTTVDGPVQKIPIKRKETSPELKKLQKTFRVLGVISACILVYIILKYHVIKDGAIFGQADDGGAPAQVTDAKPKVTNVPLEMIYVLGETAIIGNNGPDAKNDEYPLLQMQLSSFMIAPREITRAQWAMANPGFEFSEEEKDLPVTGITFDEVVAFCNEKSRLDNLQPCYEYLGNGVSCDFNASGYRLPTEAEWEYAAKARRTNAFTPYSGSTVADVVAWYSANSGGSLKPVGQKQPNQIGLHDLSGNAAEWVWNWYSSYTSIMDTPFAGLDQGTDKVIRGGSYKDPAENIRVTSRAHGKPYAKADHIGFRVVRKK from the coding sequence ATGAACGGCAACAGCGGCGAAAACGCCTACACCATCATCGAGACCCTGCACAAATCGAGGCAGTTTTGCGTCTATAAGGCCCGCAACTATTTCAGCGGCAGGATCGTGACCATCAAAACGAACGAGCAGCGCTTCCGCTCAGACGCTGACCAAGTGGCCCAGCTGCGCGGGGAAGCGGAGACCGGCCTCCGGCTGAAACACCCCAATATCCGTGAAACCATCGGTCTGTTCGAGAATGGCGGCACCGTTTACATGGTCAGCGAGTTCCTCGAAGGCGATCCGCTCAACGGCATTCTGCGCATCCCGCACGTGGACATCAGCTACAGCCAGGCCATCAAGTGGACCCTGCAACTGCTGACCGCTCTCGAACACGCGCACAAGCATCTGATCCTGCATTTGAACCTAAACCCCACCAACATCATCATCACTCCGGATTACGACCTCAAGGTGCTGGGCTTCGGCAAATCACCCCATGCCTGGAAAATCGCCGATCCGGAACAGCACGCCCACCATCCCGTGCTCTTCACCCCGCCGGAAGTTTTTCTGGAGGAAAACCCCGATGAACGTTCGGATCTCTGGTCCGCCGCCGTGATCGCCTGGCTGCTGCTGCGCGGCAGACTACCCTGGGAACTGGACCGCCGGGAAAGCCCTTCCGCCCAGAAACAGATAACTTTCGGCCAATATCCCCTCAACCCGGATCTGCCTGGCAAACATATCCCCGCCTGGCTGTTCAGCGTTCTCAACAAGGCTTTGCAAATCGATCCCGCCAGGCGTTTTGCCAGCGCCGCAGAAATGCGGGAAGCGCTGGTCACGCAACAGGAATTTACCCTGGAAAACGACGGCGCCGGATCCGTTTCTGAACCTCCAAAAGCTCAACCTGCCCTATCTGCAGACAACCAGTTTTCCCCTCTCGGCGTTCCCACCGTGGAACCCAAACCTTCCCTGGCGGACACCCAGCCCGGAATCCCTTCCCGAGGCGTGAACACTCTGCTGGGCAAGCACCCCGGCGACACCACCGTGGACGGGCCGGTCCAGAAAATTCCCATCAAGAGAAAGGAAACCTCTCCGGAACTCAAGAAACTGCAGAAGACCTTCCGCGTCCTGGGCGTCATATCGGCCTGCATTCTTGTCTATATCATCCTGAAATACCACGTGATCAAGGACGGGGCCATCTTCGGCCAAGCTGACGACGGTGGCGCTCCCGCGCAGGTGACAGACGCGAAACCGAAGGTAACGAACGTGCCTCTGGAGATGATCTATGTTCTGGGCGAAACCGCGATCATCGGCAACAACGGCCCAGACGCCAAAAACGATGAATATCCGCTGCTGCAAATGCAGTTGTCCTCGTTCATGATCGCGCCCCGCGAGATCACACGCGCGCAGTGGGCCATGGCCAATCCCGGCTTCGAGTTTTCTGAGGAGGAAAAGGACCTGCCCGTCACCGGCATCACCTTCGACGAAGTGGTGGCATTTTGCAACGAGAAAAGCCGCCTGGACAATCTGCAGCCCTGCTACGAGTATCTCGGCAACGGCGTGAGCTGCGATTTCAACGCCAGCGGATACCGCCTGCCCACCGAGGCGGAGTGGGAGTATGCCGCCAAAGCCAGACGCACAAACGCTTTCACCCCCTACAGCGGCTCCACGGTCGCGGACGTGGTGGCCTGGTATTCCGCCAACAGCGGCGGCAGCCTCAAACCCGTGGGCCAAAAACAGCCCAACCAGATAGGACTTCACGACCTCAGCGGAAACGCCGCGGAGTGGGTCTGGAACTGGTATTCATCCTATACAAGCATCATGGATACGCCTTTTGCCGGACTGGACCAAGGCACCGATAAAGTGATCCGTGGTGGCTCCTACAAGGATCCCGCCGAAAACATCCGCGTCACCTCCCGCGCCCACGGCAAACCCTATGCCAAAGCTGATCACATCGGCTTTCGCGTGGTGCGGAAAAAGTAG
- a CDS encoding FAD-dependent oxidoreductase: protein MIEVTLNGTQVQTEAGITILELARRNGIEIPTLCHDEELKPFGSCWVCAVEVKGRRGFVTSCGTTVTPGMEIVTDSEDIRAARKMALELLISNHYADCEAPCKIACPDHVDIQSYVSLIANGQYHDAVKVIKDTLPMPLSIGRVCPAFCEKECRRQIVDDPVAIRQLKRFAADEDLGDVWNYVPEKAAATGKQIAIIGAGPSGLTCGYYLSNLGHEVTVFEAAPAAGGWLRYGIPEYRLPKATLEREIELMCANGMKIEYNVQLGRDLQLEKLRAGYDAVYLALGAQKAVPMPVKGSDLTGCYLGVDFLKAHSLGHTPVLGKKVAIVGGGNTAIDCARTAIRLGCEVSVIYRRTKAEMPAEPFEIEAAGHEGVVFHYLCNPVEYFGTDGQLREVKIEKMKLGEPDSSGRRRPEPTGEFFTESYDSIIAAISQVPDVDIFAESANRVAGKELPLSRWQTAVVDESTMHTGLANVFAGGDFRRGAATAIEAIADGRLAAEAIHRYLAGEEIKADHFRFDAKKGYQVQEISPEEYAHYEKIARKVMPEIPLEEARSTFHEVETGFDAAEAKAEAARCLECGCQVNETCKLREYCTDFRVDALRFPGSINKHPIDYSHPFIVRDTNKCINCGRCVCTCAEIQGAAVLGYVYRGFAAVVAPEFGESLTQTTCESCGKCIAVCPVGALVERNLNYKLNPLPKETTLQSCGICGTGCQILCETQSGLPVRISTDDKKPGFNGRNLCFKGRFGWQALFGADRLKTPLLKENDGWKELTWGEALKVMQERAESSGSKRFELSPHICLEEMLILHKAAQNCGAALHANPRYRLFSSACLAWQPNLDPYDKLDSFDEYVVVGEISHTLRTMLRLKQRSGKKLLSVVSCGSKPIGFADSVHSSLASLNLSPHQLFIYNLNKTREQSVAKVLNAACTVDPTLGNVLETSDYQNYRGLQLMQPDFGLPADVDFALSWGTRTMKTANPGFRVEIQQFADPDSDADLLLPAPSYLEIEGTALGNNGGITRFKNPARSKLGAELLRLFYELGWISPATAEINHWNDAADQLLKTVSAAAPQAYDPALVEIANLRDMVLPLDNLLQQRVIMLYEKRKSPTGF from the coding sequence ATGATCGAAGTAACGCTGAACGGAACCCAGGTGCAAACCGAAGCCGGGATCACCATCCTGGAACTGGCCCGCCGCAACGGGATCGAGATCCCCACCCTTTGCCACGATGAAGAACTCAAACCTTTCGGCTCGTGTTGGGTCTGTGCCGTTGAAGTGAAAGGCCGCCGCGGTTTTGTGACCTCCTGCGGCACCACTGTGACCCCCGGAATGGAGATCGTCACGGACAGCGAGGACATCCGAGCCGCCCGTAAAATGGCGCTGGAACTGCTCATCTCCAACCACTATGCCGATTGCGAAGCCCCCTGCAAGATCGCCTGTCCGGACCACGTGGACATCCAGAGCTATGTTTCGCTGATCGCCAACGGCCAGTACCACGATGCCGTGAAAGTGATCAAGGACACCCTGCCGATGCCACTTTCCATCGGGCGTGTCTGCCCGGCATTCTGCGAAAAGGAATGCCGGCGCCAGATCGTTGATGATCCTGTCGCCATCCGCCAGCTGAAACGCTTTGCCGCGGATGAGGACCTCGGCGACGTCTGGAACTACGTTCCCGAAAAGGCGGCGGCCACCGGCAAGCAGATCGCCATCATCGGCGCCGGGCCTTCCGGACTTACCTGCGGATACTATCTTTCCAACCTTGGCCATGAAGTCACGGTCTTCGAAGCCGCGCCCGCGGCCGGGGGCTGGCTGCGCTACGGCATTCCCGAATACAGGCTGCCCAAGGCCACGCTGGAGCGTGAGATCGAGCTGATGTGCGCCAACGGCATGAAGATCGAATACAACGTGCAACTGGGCCGTGACCTCCAGCTGGAGAAACTGCGCGCCGGTTATGACGCGGTTTATCTGGCCCTCGGGGCCCAGAAAGCCGTGCCCATGCCGGTGAAAGGCTCCGACCTCACCGGCTGTTATCTGGGCGTGGATTTCCTGAAGGCCCACAGCCTTGGCCACACCCCGGTTCTGGGCAAAAAGGTGGCCATCGTGGGTGGCGGCAACACCGCCATCGACTGCGCCCGCACCGCCATTCGCCTGGGTTGCGAGGTGAGCGTGATCTATCGCCGCACCAAGGCTGAGATGCCTGCCGAACCCTTTGAGATCGAGGCCGCGGGACACGAAGGCGTGGTTTTCCACTACCTCTGCAATCCGGTGGAATATTTCGGAACAGACGGCCAATTGCGGGAAGTGAAGATAGAAAAGATGAAGCTGGGAGAACCCGATTCCAGCGGCAGAAGGCGTCCGGAGCCCACCGGCGAGTTTTTCACCGAAAGCTACGATTCCATCATAGCCGCCATCTCCCAGGTTCCGGATGTGGATATCTTCGCGGAGTCAGCCAACCGCGTGGCAGGAAAGGAGCTTCCCCTCAGCCGCTGGCAAACCGCTGTGGTGGACGAAAGCACTATGCACACAGGTTTGGCCAACGTTTTCGCGGGCGGCGATTTCCGCCGCGGGGCCGCCACCGCCATCGAGGCCATTGCCGACGGTCGTTTGGCCGCGGAAGCCATCCACCGCTATCTGGCCGGCGAGGAAATCAAAGCGGACCATTTCCGCTTCGACGCCAAAAAAGGCTACCAGGTGCAGGAAATTTCCCCGGAAGAATACGCCCACTATGAAAAGATCGCGCGGAAAGTGATGCCGGAGATTCCGCTGGAGGAAGCCAGAAGCACTTTCCACGAGGTGGAGACTGGCTTCGATGCAGCTGAGGCCAAGGCCGAGGCCGCGCGTTGCTTGGAATGCGGCTGCCAGGTGAATGAAACCTGCAAACTGCGTGAATATTGCACTGATTTCCGGGTGGACGCCCTCCGTTTCCCGGGCAGCATCAACAAACATCCCATCGATTACAGCCATCCCTTCATCGTGCGCGACACCAACAAATGCATTAACTGCGGACGCTGCGTGTGCACCTGCGCCGAGATCCAGGGCGCCGCGGTGCTGGGCTACGTTTACCGCGGTTTCGCGGCTGTGGTGGCCCCGGAATTTGGCGAATCGCTAACCCAAACCACCTGCGAAAGCTGCGGCAAATGCATCGCCGTTTGTCCCGTGGGCGCGCTGGTGGAGCGGAATCTGAACTACAAGCTCAATCCCCTACCGAAAGAAACCACTCTGCAGAGCTGCGGCATCTGCGGCACCGGTTGCCAGATCCTCTGTGAAACGCAGTCCGGTCTGCCCGTTCGCATCAGCACCGACGACAAAAAGCCCGGCTTCAACGGACGCAACCTCTGTTTCAAAGGCCGTTTCGGCTGGCAGGCCCTGTTTGGCGCTGACCGCCTAAAAACACCGCTGCTCAAGGAAAATGACGGCTGGAAGGAACTGACGTGGGGCGAAGCCCTGAAGGTTATGCAGGAAAGAGCGGAATCCTCCGGCAGCAAGCGTTTCGAGCTTTCGCCGCACATCTGCCTGGAGGAGATGCTGATCCTGCACAAAGCCGCCCAAAACTGTGGCGCGGCCTTGCATGCCAATCCCCGCTACCGCCTGTTCAGCAGCGCCTGTCTGGCCTGGCAGCCAAACCTTGATCCCTACGACAAGCTGGACAGCTTCGACGAATATGTGGTGGTCGGAGAGATCAGCCATACCCTGCGCACCATGCTGCGCCTCAAACAGCGCTCCGGCAAAAAGCTCCTGAGCGTGGTCAGCTGCGGCTCCAAACCCATCGGTTTCGCGGACAGCGTGCATTCCTCGCTAGCCTCGCTAAACCTTTCGCCGCACCAGCTCTTCATCTATAACCTGAACAAGACCCGGGAACAGAGCGTCGCCAAAGTGCTTAACGCCGCCTGCACGGTCGACCCGACCCTTGGTAACGTGCTGGAGACCTCGGATTATCAGAACTACCGCGGCTTGCAGCTCATGCAGCCGGATTTTGGCCTGCCTGCCGACGTGGACTTTGCGCTGAGTTGGGGAACCAGGACCATGAAAACCGCCAACCCCGGCTTCAGGGTGGAGATACAGCAGTTCGCGGACCCGGATTCCGATGCCGACCTGCTGTTGCCCGCGCCCTCCTATCTGGAGATCGAAGGAACCGCGCTGGGCAACAACGGAGGTATCACCAGATTCAAAAACCCGGCTCGTTCCAAGCTTGGCGCAGAATTGCTCCGCCTTTTTTACGAACTGGGCTGGATCTCTCCCGCCACCGCGGAGATCAATCACTGGAACGACGCGGCGGATCAGCTGCTGAAAACCGTTTCTGCAGCCGCCCCCCAGGCTTATGACCCCGCACTGGTCGAGATCGCCAACTTGCGCGACATGGTGTTGCCGCTGGACAATCTGCTGCAGCAACGCGTGATCATGCTCTACGAAAAGCGGAAATCGCCCACAGGGTTCTGA
- a CDS encoding NADH-quinone oxidoreductase subunit NuoF codes for MMEAVTIKVGLASCGLAAGAEDVYHKLQEHLSAQPGAFKLQRTACIGMCFEEPLVELSGNELGSVILGRVDPDNVLPLVEEYQGGKFPSSNVILAGKHEASRNELLANQMRIVLGNCGVIDPLSIADYEARGGYQALNKALALTPEEIIAEVKDSGLRGRGGAGFSTGLKWTFAAAAKSNKKYVVCNADEGDPGAFMDRSVLEGDPHKILEGMIIGAFAMGADEGYIYCRAEYPLAIAHLKVAIAAAEERKFLGRNILGTDFNFELHIKEGAGAFVCGEETALMQSIEGKRGMPTIRPPFPAESGLWGKPTNINNVETWANIAWIILNGAKAFRAVGTEKSPGTKVFALAGKIAGSGLIEVPMGIPLRDIIYKVGGGMKTEKPFKAVQMGGPSGSCIPAELLDTVVDYDSITATGAIMGSGGMVVMDSGTCMVDVARYFLNFTQNESCGKCTFCRIGTRRMLEILTRITEGKGVLEDIARLEELAVNIIKGSLCGLGQTAPNPVLTTLRYFKHEYLAHIEEKRCPAGVCTALLRFEIIPDKCIGCTACARKCPVQCIFGEVKQPHVIDQDKCVKCGACYKACKFDAISKG; via the coding sequence ATGATGGAAGCGGTCACCATTAAAGTCGGACTCGCCAGCTGCGGCTTGGCCGCCGGCGCTGAGGACGTGTATCACAAGCTGCAGGAACACCTTTCCGCCCAGCCCGGGGCCTTCAAACTGCAGCGCACCGCCTGCATCGGCATGTGCTTTGAAGAGCCGCTGGTGGAGCTTTCCGGAAACGAACTCGGGAGCGTCATTTTGGGCCGCGTGGATCCGGACAACGTTTTACCTTTGGTGGAGGAATACCAGGGTGGAAAATTCCCCTCCTCGAACGTGATCCTGGCCGGAAAACACGAGGCCAGCCGCAACGAGCTTCTGGCCAACCAGATGCGCATCGTGCTGGGGAATTGCGGCGTGATCGATCCCCTTTCCATTGCCGACTACGAAGCCCGCGGCGGCTACCAGGCCTTGAATAAAGCTCTGGCCCTCACACCCGAAGAGATCATCGCCGAAGTGAAGGATTCCGGACTGCGCGGTCGCGGCGGGGCGGGATTTTCCACCGGGCTGAAGTGGACTTTTGCCGCGGCAGCCAAAAGCAACAAGAAATATGTGGTCTGCAACGCCGACGAGGGCGATCCGGGCGCGTTCATGGACCGCAGCGTGCTGGAAGGCGATCCGCACAAGATATTGGAAGGGATGATCATCGGCGCCTTCGCCATGGGCGCGGATGAAGGCTATATCTATTGCCGGGCGGAATATCCGCTGGCCATCGCGCATCTGAAGGTGGCCATCGCGGCGGCCGAGGAACGTAAGTTTCTGGGCAGGAACATCCTGGGCACTGATTTCAACTTTGAACTGCACATCAAGGAAGGCGCCGGGGCCTTTGTCTGCGGCGAGGAAACGGCCTTGATGCAATCGATCGAGGGCAAGCGCGGCATGCCCACCATCCGGCCTCCATTCCCGGCTGAATCTGGCCTCTGGGGCAAGCCGACCAACATCAACAACGTGGAAACCTGGGCCAATATCGCCTGGATCATCCTCAACGGCGCCAAAGCCTTTCGCGCGGTGGGCACCGAAAAATCGCCAGGAACCAAGGTCTTCGCGCTGGCCGGAAAGATCGCCGGCAGCGGCTTGATCGAAGTGCCGATGGGCATTCCTCTGCGCGACATCATCTACAAGGTGGGCGGCGGCATGAAGACGGAGAAACCCTTCAAAGCCGTGCAGATGGGCGGCCCCTCCGGAAGCTGCATCCCGGCGGAACTGCTGGACACCGTGGTGGATTACGACAGCATCACCGCCACCGGCGCCATCATGGGCTCCGGCGGCATGGTGGTGATGGACAGCGGCACCTGCATGGTCGATGTGGCGCGCTATTTCCTCAATTTCACCCAGAACGAATCCTGCGGCAAATGCACTTTCTGCCGCATTGGCACCCGGCGCATGCTGGAGATCCTCACCCGCATCACAGAAGGCAAAGGGGTGCTGGAAGACATCGCCAGGCTGGAGGAACTGGCCGTGAACATCATCAAAGGCTCGCTCTGTGGTCTGGGTCAGACAGCGCCCAATCCGGTGCTGACCACCTTGCGCTATTTCAAGCACGAATATCTGGCGCACATCGAGGAGAAGCGTTGCCCCGCCGGGGTTTGCACAGCTTTACTGCGTTTTGAGATCATTCCGGACAAGTGCATCGGCTGCACGGCCTGCGCGCGCAAATGCCCGGTGCAGTGCATCTTTGGGGAAGTGAAGCAGCCGCATGTGATCGATCAGGACAAATGCGTTAAATGCGGCGCTTGTTACAAGGCCTGCAAGTTCGACGCCATCAGCAAAGGATAG
- the nuoE gene encoding NADH-quinone oxidoreductase subunit NuoE, translated as MEQDFSRLDALLPAYEGRQGSLIPLLQAAQNLEGYLSRPVLKHISERMKVPAAEIYGVVTFYSMFRLEPQGKHIVRVCKGTACHVSDADGIKDALIENLKLEGGKVTTEDMQFTLMEVACLGCCSLAPVIMIDDQTFGKLTPEAIPGILDKFRDGGA; from the coding sequence ATGGAACAGGACTTCAGCCGGCTGGACGCGTTGTTGCCAGCATACGAGGGCAGGCAGGGCTCGCTCATACCACTTTTACAAGCCGCGCAAAACCTCGAGGGATATCTCTCCCGGCCCGTTCTCAAACACATCTCTGAACGCATGAAAGTGCCAGCCGCCGAGATCTACGGCGTGGTGACCTTCTACTCGATGTTCCGCCTGGAGCCGCAGGGCAAACACATCGTTAGAGTTTGCAAAGGCACGGCCTGCCACGTTTCAGACGCCGACGGGATCAAGGACGCGCTGATCGAAAACCTGAAGCTGGAAGGCGGCAAAGTGACCACCGAGGACATGCAGTTCACGCTGATGGAAGTGGCCTGCCTGGGCTGCTGCTCGCTGGCGCCGGTGATCATGATCGACGACCAGACCTTTGGCAAACTCACTCCGGAAGCGATTCCCGGCATTCTGGACAAATTCCGCGACGGGGGGGCATGA
- a CDS encoding T9SS type A sorting domain-containing protein — protein sequence MKKPALIFMALTVAVLSAAPRGLTSREIVIEDAIAVVQPEAVLSIPDPAQTSPGAEIRDDWWLLWQMPLDYILPAGEQFGLIFVNNEQFAYPWFSGGAESNNVGYVLAALERAPDWIRAELYKTLSQVGEMQQQTYSLLIVQAPDPIVDEIAFCVATASPEYLNSDFAHPQLFTENAQKIYAAAAELPYVEIVDTGSADAGGDYWSTTRYWKKDAGGQMMQVTVPKEIYYWYLVNPKLTDEIQAYIDPAIVENNSTHANNIAAPWDGGKFWRSYLYDYDDDSHPVLRDTLVQCQSVFNRDGSPGDAIRAATWWINQNMSFTSNNERPHQPVRIFAKRFGRCGEYADLSSAVARIALIPCTNISSVSTDHTWNEFWEDGWVAWEPVNGYLNNPLVYENGWGKVFGSVFEERSDGLFSPVTERYSEGLATINIQVVDQNLQPVDAARVVLAIFESQPRFDCEAYTDNNGLVSFSVGENRDYRARAETMFGLYPANPGTYAQLIANSVNGEIYNYQFQIAAPLPQPTIEALAPPSDPVQDFRFTAGFASPGYFITGKTLWDDIDVLGAPARFYEAVDEPATVSFLVVDADNAIFLDLDNFCSAYAYTGPVASGTAVFDIPVGQDWYALLNNSHRHGNAVLLSGALACEYWGTAVNDPQLPAAVFSLDAIAPNPFRDQTRIALELKEAAEVSIGIFNLRGQQVRCFEALKLAAGRHGLDWNGKDDRGEALPSGVYFLRAAAGKDVQARKLLLLK from the coding sequence ATGAAAAAGCCTGCCCTGATCTTCATGGCCCTCACGGTGGCCGTTCTGAGCGCCGCTCCGCGCGGGCTCACCAGCCGGGAAATAGTTATCGAAGACGCGATTGCGGTGGTGCAGCCGGAAGCGGTTTTGAGCATTCCCGATCCGGCGCAAACCTCCCCGGGAGCTGAGATCCGGGATGACTGGTGGCTTCTGTGGCAGATGCCGCTGGATTATATTCTGCCGGCCGGAGAGCAGTTCGGCCTGATCTTTGTCAACAATGAGCAGTTTGCCTATCCTTGGTTTTCCGGTGGCGCAGAATCGAACAACGTTGGTTATGTCCTGGCGGCCCTGGAAAGGGCGCCGGACTGGATCCGGGCCGAGCTGTACAAAACCTTGTCCCAGGTTGGCGAAATGCAGCAGCAGACCTATTCCCTGCTGATCGTGCAAGCGCCTGACCCCATCGTGGATGAGATCGCCTTCTGCGTGGCGACGGCCTCGCCGGAATACCTCAATTCGGATTTCGCCCATCCCCAGCTGTTCACGGAGAACGCCCAAAAGATCTATGCCGCGGCGGCGGAACTGCCTTACGTGGAGATCGTGGACACCGGTTCCGCTGACGCGGGAGGAGACTATTGGTCCACCACCCGCTACTGGAAAAAGGACGCCGGCGGGCAAATGATGCAGGTAACCGTACCCAAAGAGATCTATTACTGGTATCTGGTGAATCCCAAGCTCACAGACGAGATCCAGGCCTACATCGATCCCGCCATCGTGGAAAACAACAGCACGCACGCCAACAACATCGCGGCCCCCTGGGATGGGGGAAAGTTCTGGCGCTCATACCTTTACGATTACGATGACGACAGCCATCCGGTGCTGCGCGACACCCTGGTCCAGTGCCAGAGCGTGTTCAACCGCGACGGATCGCCCGGAGACGCCATCCGCGCCGCCACCTGGTGGATCAACCAGAACATGAGTTTCACCTCGAACAACGAGCGCCCGCATCAGCCGGTGCGCATCTTCGCCAAACGCTTTGGACGCTGCGGAGAATACGCCGACCTCAGCTCCGCCGTGGCCCGCATCGCGCTGATCCCCTGCACCAACATCAGTTCCGTCTCAACGGACCACACCTGGAACGAATTCTGGGAGGACGGCTGGGTGGCCTGGGAGCCGGTGAACGGCTATCTGAACAACCCGCTGGTCTATGAAAACGGCTGGGGCAAGGTGTTCGGCAGCGTGTTCGAAGAACGCAGCGACGGCCTGTTCTCGCCGGTCACAGAGCGCTATTCGGAGGGCTTGGCCACCATCAACATCCAGGTGGTGGACCAAAACCTGCAGCCGGTGGACGCCGCGCGGGTGGTTCTGGCCATTTTTGAAAGCCAGCCCCGCTTCGATTGCGAGGCCTATACCGACAACAACGGCCTGGTGAGTTTCAGCGTGGGCGAAAACCGCGATTACCGCGCCCGGGCGGAAACCATGTTCGGGCTTTATCCCGCCAATCCGGGAACCTACGCGCAACTTATCGCGAATTCGGTGAACGGCGAGATCTACAATTACCAGTTCCAGATCGCCGCGCCGCTGCCCCAGCCGACGATCGAGGCTTTGGCCCCGCCCTCCGACCCGGTTCAGGATTTCCGCTTCACGGCGGGGTTTGCCAGCCCCGGCTATTTCATCACCGGCAAAACGCTCTGGGACGACATCGACGTGCTGGGAGCCCCCGCCAGATTTTACGAGGCAGTTGATGAGCCGGCCACCGTTTCCTTTTTGGTGGTGGACGCTGACAATGCCATCTTCCTGGACCTGGACAACTTCTGCAGCGCCTACGCTTACACGGGCCCGGTGGCATCCGGCACCGCGGTTTTTGACATTCCCGTGGGCCAGGACTGGTATGCCCTGCTGAATAATTCCCACCGGCACGGCAACGCTGTGTTGCTATCCGGAGCGTTGGCCTGCGAATACTGGGGCACAGCGGTGAACGATCCCCAGCTGCCGGCGGCGGTTTTCAGCCTGGACGCCATCGCGCCCAATCCCTTCAGGGACCAGACCAGGATCGCTCTGGAGCTGAAAGAGGCGGCGGAGGTCAGCATCGGGATCTTTAACCTCCGGGGACAGCAGGTGCGCTGTTTTGAAGCGCTGAAACTGGCGGCGGGGCGGCATGGGCTGGATTGGAACGGCAAAGATGACCGCGGTGAAGCCTTGCCCAGCGGGGTATATTTCCTTCGGGCGGCGGCGGGAAAGGATGTCCAGGCCCGCAAGCTGCTGCTGCTGAAGTAG